From Arcobacter arenosus:
AAAGATAGATATGGAAAATCAAGACTTTTTGGTTCAATTGGGTTTACTGTAATCTCATTACTTTTAGGACAATTTTTAGCTAATCCATATGTAGCAATTCATTACTATTTAGCAGTTAATATCTTAACAGTTATATTCGCCCTTTTACTTTTAAAATATGATGATGTAAATCACGATGAAAGTATAACAGATGAACCATTTTCATTTTTTAAGTATTGGCCATTTTGGGTTAGCTTATTTTTTATGCAACTAAGTTTTGGAGGGTTTTATAACTTCTTTACAATATATGAAACGGAGCATGGGATAAGTTTGCAGATGACATCTTACCTTTGGTCATTTGGTGTTTTATGTGAAATTATTTTACTTTATTTTCAAGCACCACTATTAAAAAGAAATCTATTAAACATAATTAAATTTTCTATTGCTATTACTATAATTAGATGGTTTTTATTATTTGCTTATCCTGATAATTTAGCCTTAACCTTTTTTACACAAAGTATTCATGCTTTTTCTTTTGGTCTTTATCATAGTGCAGTTATTATATATTTATACTCTTTATATTCAAACAAAAAGCTAGCCCAACAATTTATGTATGGAGTAGCTTATGGTCTAGGGGGCTTTTTAGGTGCTTTGATTGCTGGGTGGTTATATGGAGAATATCTATTCTTATATAGTTCTATATTTTCTGCTTTTGCTTTAATCTTTTTATTTAATAAACGTTTACCCAACAAGGATATCTAAACAATATCCATAATTAGTGTTTTTATATTTTTCTTTTCTTGAATCTCATTTAGTTTTAAACCAGGAATTTCCATTGCCATAAATTCACTATGATTAGTGATTTTATTTTTTGCCATCTCTTGTAAAACTTTTCCTCTATAAAACTTAGCCCAATGGGAAACAACTTTTCCATCTTTAATAAACTTAAATGTTAATACTTCAGCCTTTTTAACCTTGTAAAACTTTTCATAAAAACCTGCTCTTAAATCAATAACTTCATTTCCAACAAAATCATCTAAAGCTTCCGTAAAATTATCCATATAAAATTTTTCTACACTAATATTTGGAAGCTTTGCTCCTTGTTTATATTTATAGTCAGAAATTAAATCTTTTGCTAAAATTGGACCAAAAAGATTTGAAAACAAAACAACATTTTCATCAATATATTTTTGTTCTTCACTTTGTAAGTTGTTATAATCTAAAGCATCAAAGGCAACTCCATTGTATCTATTTATTGCCTTCATTGTAGGTTTATTGGCTATACTTTCTTTATATTTTTCCACATCTTTTAGATTTTTTAATCCAAACCATTTTGATAACTCTTCAATTGTAGAATTTTTTAATAAATCTTCATAAATATTTAAAATCTCTTCTCTTCTTGAGAAAAGTTGGGGAAAAGAAAAGTTTTCTTTTGAGAAAGAAGGGGATTCCCCTCCACTATTTTTTGTTTCTGCAGGTGCTAATAAAATTTTCATAATAACTCTTTTGAATAATATAAATAGGAGTTTATCAAAATCTTTATTTAAGAAGTTTTATTTTAACCTATAAACTTTCCACTATGATAAAGCCACTTGTCATTAACTTTTACAAATTTACTCTTTTCAACAAAAGAGGCATCAATAGCTCCTTGTGAAATTATAGCTTTAAAAGTAACGTAAGCTTCAGTTTCACCATCAATAAAATCATAGATTTCTAAACCTTGAAAAGTAGTATGATCAAAGTAATCATGTAGTGCTTGTTCCCAAGTTTTAATATCAGAAGAGTAATCTGGGTTTTCCCGGTGGGTTGTTTCCATTAAATAACTTGCATTATTTGCTGCATATGCGCTATACCTTGATTTCATGAGCTCTAATGCATTTTTTGCATAATCACCTTCATGAAATACTTTACAACATTTTTTAAATTTTTTTAAACTTCCACATGGACAGAATGAGTTACCTGATATCTTCATATTAAATCCTAATTTTAAGGTTAAAAATATTTTATCAAAAAATTTAAAAATTTGGAAGTGGCTATAATATAAATTATAATCACTCCCAAATACGATATTATTTAACCTTTATCTCATTTTTTATATTTAAGATTAACTTTGGTCCAAAACCTTTTAATTTTGACAACTCATCTACATTTTCTATTTTTTTACTTTTTCTAAAAGTAATTATTTGTTCTGCTTTTTTTTCACCTATACCTTTTATTGTCATAAGTTCATCTTTTGTTGCAGTATTTAAATTTAATGCTGCAAACATAAATGATACACCCATTAGCAATGTGACTAATATCTTTTTCATTTCAACTCCTTTAATATAATATTTTATATTATCTATAATAACTTTAAAGTTTATTTATAATCATTATAATTACTTTTATTTTTTGCAAAATATTATATATATCTAATCTCATTTATAATAGAATAATCAAAATCAATTTGAGGGAAGAGTATGGATTTTCAAATTCCGTTGGAATTAATAAGTAATTTAATCTCAGTGGCTTTACTAGCTGCGCTATTATATAAGTATCTTCAATATAAAAAGAAGCTTGATGTATTAAAGGGTTTAGATGTATTGAAAAATGAAAAAAAATTAACTTCAGAAGATAAAGAGTTTATAAAAAAGAATTTAAAAGACTATAAGCTTGCTTTTGAAAACGATCAAGAAAGAATAAAAATTGTATATCCAGTATTTATTTTAATTACAGGTATTTTATTTATCTATCTTTCTTTTCAAGAGGCTATGATACATTTAAATTTAGTTGTTGTTGCTTATATATATTTACATATTAGTAAATTACATAATAGGAATTTTTATAATTTCTTAAAAGAATTAAGTAATAATATTGATTGATCCAATATAGGAGAAAAAATGTTTAGCAATTTTTTAGGTAAAAAAGATAATAAAGAACCCAAACAAGTAGATTCAGAAAAAATAGATGAAACCATTGTTATACAAAAAGAAGAACCTAAAGGGAAAGAGTCTGAACCATTGGTTATAAAAACAAATACAGAAGATGATTTTGATAAAAAACAATGTATTGATATGGGTTTAGATATTAAAGAAAATGTAAAAAGAGCAAGCCATGCTTTTTTCAATAGTAAAAACAAACAAAAAGCAGATGCATATTTAATGTTTGAAGAATATATTAGTAGCCTTTCATCAGAAAGAACTAGAGAACTTCAAAAAATGAAATACTTAGATTTTATAGAAGAAGAAGAAAAAATATTTACTATGCTTAAAAATGGTTTTGCACAATCTGTTTCAAAGGGTGCATCCCTTGATGAAAATAGTAGAAAAATTGTTGATTTTATATTTGGAGATATTAAAAAATTTCCATCAAAAGGTCATAGATATTGGTATTATAAAACCTATATTTGGCAAAAAAGAGAAACTGATTAGAAAAACTCTTCTAATCTTTTTCCGCAATCATTATTATAAACTTCAAAATCACATTTATATAAATCATTTGATTTCAAAAAATCTATACATGCATAAATAGCTTCTTCTGGATCTTTACAATAAATATAGTGTTGCATTAATCCTTCACAAATATCAACAGCTAATAAAGCAATTTTGTTTTCTTCTTCTAAACTTTCTAAATGATTATTCTCAAAAGCAGTAAAAAAAGCCAAACAAGCAGGATCAGGGAACATAATATCATCAGCAACATGAAAATTGTGTTTTAATAAAACTAAGTGTGGAAACTCTTCCATTGTTTGAGGTAAATCAATATCATCTCTTACTCTTAACATCTGGTTAATATTCCCAGTGTTTTCTAAATACCATTTCTCTTCCATAATCAACCTTGAATATAGGCATTCATCAAAGATGAATACCTACATAATTACATTGTACCTGCTAAAGATTTAACAAGTCCATCTTCTAAAAATGGTCTAGCTTGCTCAAACTCTAAACCAGGAGCATAAGCAGAACTTACAATTCTTGTTCTATATTTTTTCCATTGAACATTTTCCATAGTAGAACTTTGTTTACTTACAGAACCTCTACCCATTTGTCCTGACATACTATCATTTTGAGTTACAGTTTCACCTTTCATTGGTCTTTGTCTAATCTCTACATCAGTAACCATTGCGTAATGGACATCTTTAACTCTAGCTGCTTCTATACCTAAACCTACAACTGCACCAATTAATCCAGCAGTTCCAGCTCTACCATATCCACCACCAGTTAACATTGTTACACCAGCTGCTGCTGCTCCCACTCCAAAACCTGATGCCAAATAATTTTTTTGTTCATTTTCATCCATTTGACCAACTTTAAGTAAGTTTGCTTGCACCATAAAATTAGCTTTTTTAGGATTCCTTGTTACAATGAACCCCATACTTTCAAATTTTGCTTTTAATTTTTGCATAATTTCAAGCTCTTCATCTGAAGTGTTTCTAAATTTGAAATAGATAATTTGATCTTTTGGATCAACTGGCTCTAAAAATATAGTTTCACTCATTTTTGTTTTTGCATGAACATCTTGTTTAGTTATAGCTACTTTTTCTCCAGTTGCAGTTGTTCCAACTTTTGTAAAAGATGGTGCCGCACAACCTGTAAATAATAAAGTAGCAAGCGAGATACTCACTAAACTCGTTTTCTTTAAACTTACTTTTTTAATCATTCCTTCACCTTGTTATTAAATTAAATTTTATTTTAGGAAAATATGTTTTAATGTTACATAAATATATTGATTTTTAGTTATTTATTTTAAAAGTTAAAGATTTTAAGACCAAAAATATCTTTATTATTTCTATTTATCCATCCATTTATAATTAAATCATCTTTTTTTGAAATAAATTGTGAAACAGAAGAATTATTATCTAAAACATTAACACTAAGTGTCCACTCATTACCATCCTTATCAATTAGTGTATCAACGAAAAACAATTCTTCATCAGTATACTCATCTTCATGGTCAAAAATCTTTTCTAGTATTCTTTGTAACATATAGTTACGTTTTAAACTATTATTTATTTCTAATTCATTTAATGATAGCTTATCTTTTAATTTATATAAAACTTTCCCATTTATATTTGATTCTTTAAGGATAAGAATAAATTTCTCACCTTGTTTTGCATTTAGAATAAACAAAGAACCAACAAGTGTTAAAACAACTATAAACTTCAAGAAAATATTTTTCATTTTTTTCCCTTTTACCAATTAATTGGCTTTTTTCCTAAACTTTTTAAAATTTCATTTGTTTTACTAAAATGTTTACATCCAAAAAAACCTCTATACGAAGATAAAGGACTTGGATGGGGAGCAGTCAAAATATGATGTTTTGTTTCATCGATTATTTTAGACTTTGCAATTGCTGGTCCACCCCAAAGGATAAATACAACATCCTTACAATTTTGTGAGATGTATTTTATTATATTATCAGTGAAAATTTCCCATCCTAATTTATGATGTGATTTTGGTTTTGATTCCTCAACCGTTAAAATTGTATTTAATAATAGCACTCCCTCTTCTGCCCAAGGGTTTAAATCTCCATCTAAACAAGAAGAATCTTTTTTTAAATCATCTTTTATCTCTTTTAGAATATTAACCATTGAGGGTGGATTTTTTATCTCTTTAGGAGTGGAAAAAGCTAGACCTTGTGCTTGACCTTTTCCATGATAAGGATCTTGTCCTAGAATTACTACTTTTAAATCTTCTAAAGAAGATTTTGTAAAGGCATTAAATATTTTATTTTTAGGGGGAAACACGGTTGTGGTTTCATATTTTTTATCAATTTGCTCTTTTAGATTTTTAAAATAATCTTTTTCTTTTTCAATATTAATTACATCTTTCCAATTTTCCATTATATCTCTTATTAAAAATTCTTTTCATTATTTGTTAATCAAACTTTCAATACTATACCATAAAATTAAATAAAGGTTAAAAAAATGAAAGCTTTTTTAATAGGGCTAGGTGTAATTGTTATCGCAATTATTGCCTTAATTGCAACAAATATAAATAATGTACCAAAATTGGATGAAAATGTTAAAGCATCTTGGTCTCAAGTTCAAAACCAATACAAAAGAAGAGCAGATTTAATTCCTAACCTTGTATCAACAGTAAAAGCTTATGCATCACATGAAAAATCAACTTTAACAGAAGTTACCCAAGCAAGAGCAAATGTTGGAAAAATCAACTTAACTCCTGAGATGTTATCTAACCCTCAACTTTTTCAACAATTCCAACAAGCACAAGGAGCTCTAAGTTCTGCCCTATCAAAACTAATGTTAGTAGTTGAAAGATATCCAGAATTGAAAGCAAACAAAAACTTTCTAGCACTTCAATCTCAACTAGAAGGGACAGAAAATAGAATCTCTGTTGCAAGAAGGGATTATATAGAAACAGTAAGACTTTATAATCTTGAACTTAGAACTTTCCCTGGTAAAATAGTTGCAGCAATAATATATCCAGAGGCACAAGTAAAGGAAACTTTTACAGCATCACCTCAAGAACAAGAAGCTCCAAAAGTAAATTTCTAATATGAAAAAAATAGTTCTAACAATAGTATCTTTTCTTCTTTTACAAAATATACTATTTGCAGCTCCAACTTTTCCTTCCCTTACAGGAAGAGTTGTTGATAATGCTCAAATATTATCAAAACAAGAGGAGACAAAACTATCTTCTATATTAGAAAATGAGGAAAAAAATACTTCTAATCAAATAGTAATAGTAACACTAAACTCCCTAGATGGTTATGATATAGCAGATTATGGTTATCAGTTAGGAAGATATTGGCAAATTGGTCAAAAAGATAAAAACAATGGAGTTTTACTTATCATCTCAATGGCTGAAAAAAAGCTGAGAATAGAAGTTGGATATGGTCTTGAAGGAGTACTTACAGATAAGACAGCCCATGAAATTATAGAATATGTTTTAAAACCAAAGTTTAGACAAGGTGATTTTTATGGTGGTATTAGTGAGGCAACAAATGCTATTATAAAAGCTATTAAGGGTGAATATAAACCAAGTGATTATGGAGTATTAAATGAAACTTCTGAAAATTGGTTTTTCCTATTTTTTGCAATAATATTTATATCTGCTATATTAGGTGGAGCTACTAGAAAATTTAAGAATATGAAGATTAGTAAACTATTTCATTCTAGTATGTTAGGGGGATTTGCAGGTACTTTTGCTATTGGCTTTACCCAAAGTTTATTATTTGCAGCCATTGCATACTTTGTTATTGGTATTATTGTTTATTTAACTACAAAAAAAGTTTCTTATGATTCTTATTCTAGTACTCATCCCTCTTATGGTACTGGATATAATGGAGGTTTTGGTGGTTTCTCTTCAGGTGGAGGATTTAGCAGTTCTAGTGGCTTCGGTGGAGGTGGCGGAAGTTTTGGTGGCGGTGGCGCTAGTGGAGGATGGTAATGTATTTAAACGAAAATGAAAAACAAAAAATCTCACAAGAGATTGAAAACCTTGAGAAACAAAGTTCAGCTGAACTTGTTGCAGTTATGACTAAAAAATCATCTTCATATAAATTTGAAACTATAGCTTTAAGCCTATTTATCACAACTATTATTTCACTTATAACGTTAGTTTTTGAAAACAATAGTATAAAACTATTTGAAATACAAACACTAAGTTTTATCTTCTTTTATTTTATTTTTGATAAATCAAATAAAGCACTTTTATCTTTACTTCCAAAATCATACAAATATGAAAAAACATCTATTTATGCAAATAAACAATTTGCTAATCTAGGTTTACAAAAAATAAAAACAAAGCAGGCTATTATGTTTTTTGTTAGTTTAGATGAAAAATATGTGGAAATTATTACAGATAGTGTCATAAAAGGAAAGATTGATGACTCTTATTGGCAAAATATTGTTGATGAATTTATCAAAGATGTAAAAAATAACAATATTTCAAATGGTTATATAAAAGCGATAAAACAATGTAATGAGATTCTAATCAAAAATTTTCCTATTCAAGAAAATGATGAAAATGAATTATCAAATGAAGTGATAGAACTAAAAAATTGAAACCTTATATAAAACAAATTTTATCAGCTTTTTTAATTCTATTTTCTTGTTTAGGATTTGGAAGATTTGCTTTTGGCATGATTTTACCAAATCTACAAGCATCTTTAGAACTCTCAACAACCCAAGTTGGTTTTATAGGTACAGCTAATTTTATAGGATACTTCATTGGTATTTTATTTGTAAACTCTTTATATACAAAATACCCAACATATAAACTTATCTTTGCTACAATGATTTTGCAAGCTTTATTTATGGTACTTATGACAGTTTTTTCAAACTACCTACTTATCTCTTTTTTCTATTGCCTTGCAGGATTTTTAGCAAGTATTTCAAATATCTCAATTATGTCTTACTTATCAAATGAGATACCAAAAGATATAAGGGGAAAAGCTATAGGAATAGTAGTTAGTGCAAGTGGAGTTGCAATTGTAATTTCTGGACAAATTGTTCCATATGTTGAAAGTATTGTTAAAATAGATGCTTGGGAAACTTCATGGATTTTATTTAGTTGTATTATGGTTGTTTTTGCTTTTGTTTCACAAATTGGGATAAAAAAAGACACCTCACATCATTTGAGTGAATTAAAATCAAAAGCCTTTGAATACTTTTTTATAAGCTCCTTTTGGAAGGTTGGGATATTATATATGATATTTGGACTAACTTATGCTGTTTATGTTACATATTTTGTAAGTGCAGTTATTAGCAAATACAATTTTAGTACTTCTATCTCGGGAGACTTTTGGGCTTTAGTTGGATTTTTGAGTATTTTTTCAGGTTATATATTTGGTATTCTTGCAGATAAAACAAGCGCCTATAAAGCTTTGATTTTGGTTTTTATTTTACAAACAATTTCTAACTTTATATTAACCCTCGACTTAAATTTTATTGCTGTTTGGATATCTACTATCACCTTTGGAATATCTGTTTGGAGTGTGCCTTCACTTATAACACTACTTACTTCTATCCACTTTGATGTGAAAAAAAATGCACAAGTTTTAGCTTTAGTAACTTTGCTTTTTGCCCTATGCCAAACAATTGCTCCTGTAGGTGCTGGTTATCTTTATGATTTGAATAAAAGTTATGATTTAGTCTTTTTAATAAGTTCCATGTTAACTTTCTTTGCTATTATTTTATCAATTATTTTTTCAAGACATATAATAAAAGAACATTAGGATTTATATGAAAAACAAAGCTATTATATTTGATTTAGATGGAACACTTATAGATTCATTAAAAGATATTGCAATAAGTGCTAATTTAGTATTAGAAGAGTTTAATCTGCCTTTACATGATATCTCTGAATATAAAAATTTTGTTGGAGGAGGAGCATCTGTTTTAGTTAACAACTGTGTTCCAAAAAATAGTAATGAAGATTTAAAACAAAAAGTATTAAATAGATTTAAAGAGGTATATGATCAAGAACATCATTTAAATACACAACCTTATGATGGTATTTATGAAGTTTTAGAGCAATTAACAAAACAAAATATTAAAATTGGAATACTTTCTAATAAACCCCACTATTTTACATGCAAGTATGTTGAAGAGTTTTTTAGTGATTATAATTTCTTAGAGATTCATGGACAAAAAGAAAATGTTCCTAAAAAACCTAATCCAATGGTTGCTCTTGAAATTGCCAACTCTTTTAATATAAAACCAGAAAACATTTTTTTTGTTGGAGATAGTGATGTTGATATAAAAACTGCTATTAATTCAAAAATGATTCCTGTTGGAGTAAAATGGGGTTTTAGAGGACCTAGAGAATTAATAGAAAATGGAGCAAAATATATTGTTGATACACCAAAAGATATTTTAAAGCTTTTTGAGAAGTAAGCTTTTAAGCTTACTTCTATTCAGGTTTTTTGTACCCTAGTTTTATCATAATATCCATTGGACTCATATCGTATTTTTCAGCAACTTGTTTAAATTTATCTTCACTACTAGCATCAACCCCTAAAGCTTTTAATTTTGAGATAAACTCATCAGTAGAAAGTTTTAAAGTACTTGCAACCTCTTTCACAGTTTTTCTCCCAAGCCCTGTTAATTCAATAATCTCTTGACCATTTTTTTCAAAATTTACTTTTAAAAGATTATAAATAAATTGTGGACTAACTGAATTATCATCTGCAATTTGTGATAAACTTTGACTTGGTTCAAATATAATATTATTGTTTTTTAATATTTTTTCACTCTCTTTAATATCAAAACCTAATTTTTTACAAAAACTTTCTAAAGATGACAATTCAGCATGTGAATATGGAGCTGTACCATACTCTTTTTCCCAAGAGTTTTTAATGCCATCACCAAATTCTAAAAATGATGAAAAAGGGGTAATGAAAGTTAATGTTCCAACTAAAAAAACTAAAGTCAATACAACTGCAACTAACATATCCTTCGTAAAAACAATCATTTGTTTTGCTTTATTTTTCATATAACTAGTTATTGGTTTCCAGTTATAAAAAACATGTAAAATGGTCATTACTAAAATAAGAACCATAAAAGTTGTATGAACTTGTCCATATTGTTCTTTACTTAAACCTAAGATTTCCCAATTTGCCCAATTTGCTATTCTCCCAGGAGGTGCAATAAATAGCATTATCCCTGTATATGCCATGATTAATATAGAAAGCATCATAGTAAGTGAAGTTATCTTTTTTAAGCTCATCTTAAATCCTTTAATTAATATATTGAAATTATAAAATATTTATTTTAACAGCTTATTAACAATAAAGATAAGGGATGAAAGGAAGATAGAGTACTTGACTCTATCTATTTAAACGTCTAATTCAAAAAAACTTTCATTTATTTTTTGATATTCAGCAATTGAACAAGTTATTTTTAATGCATTTTCATAATCTTTGAAATATTCTAAGAAAAGTTTTTTTAGTTCACTTATATTTGCTGTTCTGAAAATAAAATATCCAACAATATTTTTGTTTCTAGAACCTGCTTTTTCAATACCAAAACTGTCAAATTTCCATTCAACTCCCCTTGAATAGAAAAAAACCTCTTCTAATCTTTTATCTAATTCTTCTCTTACTGTATTGTTGTACTCTTTAAGATGAACATAAAAAGCTACATTTACATTGTATTTTTCTTGTGCAAGTTTTTTTTCAAATGTTGTTTTTGGTTCTTCTATTTTATTATCCATATCTTTCCCTCAAAAAAATTCTTTCGTAATTATAGTAAATAAGATTAAAGGCTAACTAAAATACTACATAATATTTTTTTTTGCTCTCAATCTTAACATCTTTCTTCTAGCTACTTTTCTCATGTCAACATGGGAATCTAATTCATCTACAATCTCTCGACCTAATAAAGTTTCAACTGCATCTTCTAGGGTAACAATCCCTTCTGTTTGTCCATAATTGTCAACAACTAAATACATGTGTTCTTTACTCTCTATAAACATATCAATTAATTTTGATACTGGCACATTTTCATTAACATCCAAAATTGGTTTTATTAGGCTTAATTTATCTTCTAATTCATTTGTAATCTTTTCATAGAAATACTCTTTTGAAATAACCAAACCTACCATATCATCTATATTATTCCTAAAAATTGGAATTCTAGAATACTCTTTTAATTTTTTTAAATTAATAGCATCATTTTTATTAGATTCAAAACTTACTAAATAATCATTTTCTTGTATAGAATAAACTACACTTCTTGGGGTTAAAATATCTTTTACTCTTATATCATGAAGTTGTAGAACATTTTCAATTATTCCACTATCTTCCCTTCTAATAATTCCATTTTCATCAGCTATTTTTGCAGTTGCTATAAGTTCTTCTTTTGTAATAACATTATTCTTCGAATCAGCAAGTAGTGCTGTAATTTTTTTCATAATTATAATAATTGGGTAAGTAATGTAGATTAAAAGTTTTATAACCCTTGTACTAAAACCAGCTAAACTCTTCCAATAATATGCACCTAGCGTTTTAGGAATAATTTCAGAAAATACTAAAATCAAAATAGTTAAAACTGCTGATATATAAAACATATACTCTTCACCAAATATTTTTGCGGCTTCTGCTCCAACTCCTGCTGCACCTAAGGTATGAGCAAAGGTATTTAAAGTTAAGATTGCTGCAATGGAAAAATCAATATCAACTTTTTGTTTTTCCATTAGTAATCCAAGTTTTTTATTTTTTTGTTTAACTAATTCAATATGA
This genomic window contains:
- a CDS encoding MFS transporter, coding for MLFFKLSAFYFFYFAAVGVYVIFLPKVLHDLDYSALQIGIVFALAPLMRFATPFLFLKHIKLNQFVFKTALFLSIFCSISFYLTIESFYLFMVNNAILGASLSLILPYLEVNAVKILGKDRYGKSRLFGSIGFTVISLLLGQFLANPYVAIHYYLAVNILTVIFALLLLKYDDVNHDESITDEPFSFFKYWPFWVSLFFMQLSFGGFYNFFTIYETEHGISLQMTSYLWSFGVLCEIILLYFQAPLLKRNLLNIIKFSIAITIIRWFLLFAYPDNLALTFFTQSIHAFSFGLYHSAVIIYLYSLYSNKKLAQQFMYGVAYGLGGFLGALIAGWLYGEYLFLYSSIFSAFALIFLFNKRLPNKDI
- a CDS encoding YaaA family protein is translated as MKILLAPAETKNSGGESPSFSKENFSFPQLFSRREEILNIYEDLLKNSTIEELSKWFGLKNLKDVEKYKESIANKPTMKAINRYNGVAFDALDYNNLQSEEQKYIDENVVLFSNLFGPILAKDLISDYKYKQGAKLPNISVEKFYMDNFTEALDDFVGNEVIDLRAGFYEKFYKVKKAEVLTFKFIKDGKVVSHWAKFYRGKVLQEMAKNKITNHSEFMAMEIPGLKLNEIQEKKNIKTLIMDIV
- a CDS encoding YchJ family protein; this translates as MKISGNSFCPCGSLKKFKKCCKVFHEGDYAKNALELMKSRYSAYAANNASYLMETTHRENPDYSSDIKTWEQALHDYFDHTTFQGLEIYDFIDGETEAYVTFKAIISQGAIDASFVEKSKFVKVNDKWLYHSGKFIG
- a CDS encoding ComEA family DNA-binding protein; the encoded protein is MKKILVTLLMGVSFMFAALNLNTATKDELMTIKGIGEKKAEQIITFRKSKKIENVDELSKLKGFGPKLILNIKNEIKVK
- a CDS encoding DUF695 domain-containing protein; amino-acid sequence: MEEKWYLENTGNINQMLRVRDDIDLPQTMEEFPHLVLLKHNFHVADDIMFPDPACLAFFTAFENNHLESLEEENKIALLAVDICEGLMQHYIYCKDPEEAIYACIDFLKSNDLYKCDFEVYNNDCGKRLEEFF
- a CDS encoding complement resistance protein TraT, with amino-acid sequence MIKKVSLKKTSLVSISLATLLFTGCAAPSFTKVGTTATGEKVAITKQDVHAKTKMSETIFLEPVDPKDQIIYFKFRNTSDEELEIMQKLKAKFESMGFIVTRNPKKANFMVQANLLKVGQMDENEQKNYLASGFGVGAAAAGVTMLTGGGYGRAGTAGLIGAVVGLGIEAARVKDVHYAMVTDVEIRQRPMKGETVTQNDSMSGQMGRGSVSKQSSTMENVQWKKYRTRIVSSAYAPGLEFEQARPFLEDGLVKSLAGTM
- the ung gene encoding uracil-DNA glycosylase; the protein is MENWKDVINIEKEKDYFKNLKEQIDKKYETTTVFPPKNKIFNAFTKSSLEDLKVVILGQDPYHGKGQAQGLAFSTPKEIKNPPSMVNILKEIKDDLKKDSSCLDGDLNPWAEEGVLLLNTILTVEESKPKSHHKLGWEIFTDNIIKYISQNCKDVVFILWGGPAIAKSKIIDETKHHILTAPHPSPLSSYRGFFGCKHFSKTNEILKSLGKKPINW
- a CDS encoding LemA family protein: MKAFLIGLGVIVIAIIALIATNINNVPKLDENVKASWSQVQNQYKRRADLIPNLVSTVKAYASHEKSTLTEVTQARANVGKINLTPEMLSNPQLFQQFQQAQGALSSALSKLMLVVERYPELKANKNFLALQSQLEGTENRISVARRDYIETVRLYNLELRTFPGKIVAAIIYPEAQVKETFTASPQEQEAPKVNF
- a CDS encoding TPM domain-containing protein, encoding MKKIVLTIVSFLLLQNILFAAPTFPSLTGRVVDNAQILSKQEETKLSSILENEEKNTSNQIVIVTLNSLDGYDIADYGYQLGRYWQIGQKDKNNGVLLIISMAEKKLRIEVGYGLEGVLTDKTAHEIIEYVLKPKFRQGDFYGGISEATNAIIKAIKGEYKPSDYGVLNETSENWFFLFFAIIFISAILGGATRKFKNMKISKLFHSSMLGGFAGTFAIGFTQSLLFAAIAYFVIGIIVYLTTKKVSYDSYSSTHPSYGTGYNGGFGGFSSGGGFSSSSGFGGGGGSFGGGGASGGW
- a CDS encoding TPM domain-containing protein, which gives rise to MYLNENEKQKISQEIENLEKQSSAELVAVMTKKSSSYKFETIALSLFITTIISLITLVFENNSIKLFEIQTLSFIFFYFIFDKSNKALLSLLPKSYKYEKTSIYANKQFANLGLQKIKTKQAIMFFVSLDEKYVEIITDSVIKGKIDDSYWQNIVDEFIKDVKNNNISNGYIKAIKQCNEILIKNFPIQENDENELSNEVIELKN
- a CDS encoding YbfB/YjiJ family MFS transporter → MKPYIKQILSAFLILFSCLGFGRFAFGMILPNLQASLELSTTQVGFIGTANFIGYFIGILFVNSLYTKYPTYKLIFATMILQALFMVLMTVFSNYLLISFFYCLAGFLASISNISIMSYLSNEIPKDIRGKAIGIVVSASGVAIVISGQIVPYVESIVKIDAWETSWILFSCIMVVFAFVSQIGIKKDTSHHLSELKSKAFEYFFISSFWKVGILYMIFGLTYAVYVTYFVSAVISKYNFSTSISGDFWALVGFLSIFSGYIFGILADKTSAYKALILVFILQTISNFILTLDLNFIAVWISTITFGISVWSVPSLITLLTSIHFDVKKNAQVLALVTLLFALCQTIAPVGAGYLYDLNKSYDLVFLISSMLTFFAIILSIIFSRHIIKEH
- a CDS encoding HAD family hydrolase, with translation MKNKAIIFDLDGTLIDSLKDIAISANLVLEEFNLPLHDISEYKNFVGGGASVLVNNCVPKNSNEDLKQKVLNRFKEVYDQEHHLNTQPYDGIYEVLEQLTKQNIKIGILSNKPHYFTCKYVEEFFSDYNFLEIHGQKENVPKKPNPMVALEIANSFNIKPENIFFVGDSDVDIKTAINSKMIPVGVKWGFRGPRELIENGAKYIVDTPKDILKLFEK
- a CDS encoding DUF4405 domain-containing protein, which gives rise to MSLKKITSLTMMLSILIMAYTGIMLFIAPPGRIANWANWEILGLSKEQYGQVHTTFMVLILVMTILHVFYNWKPITSYMKNKAKQMIVFTKDMLVAVVLTLVFLVGTLTFITPFSSFLEFGDGIKNSWEKEYGTAPYSHAELSSLESFCKKLGFDIKESEKILKNNNIIFEPSQSLSQIADDNSVSPQFIYNLLKVNFEKNGQEIIELTGLGRKTVKEVASTLKLSTDEFISKLKALGVDASSEDKFKQVAEKYDMSPMDIMIKLGYKKPE